The nucleotide window CAACATTTGCATCATGGGGAAATTGGAAGGCATCATTACAGGTACTAACATTAATATTATATAGGAATTTTGCAACAATAAGTGTTGAAGGTACTCCTTTTGAATGGTTTGGTGAATTGAAAGTTTTAGATATCACATGCAGATATCTCACATTGTCTGTGAACGCTTTTGAAGGCTTAATAAGTTTGAATGAATTAAAATTGTCACGATCCAATACTATGTTTCCACCTATGGTAATGAATATATTTAGTATCTATAATTCTTTAACCATGTTAGATTTGTCATACAATCAATTGAGCGGTCACCATGAGTTTGTATCTTTATGGGGGCAACTGTGTAACATTTCCTCACTTACAAATGTAAACATATACAAGGCAATCGGTTCAGTGCCTATTTAACTTTTTGGCCATGTTCTCCACCAAATTTAGAAGTCCTAAACACTGCAGATCAAGAACGTAACTACTTTGGTTTTGAAGTAAATCTAGGAAGCTTGTGTCAGTTTGCAACTCAGATGAAATCACTTGATTTAAGTACATCTGATGTGTACTGGAAAAACATTACCTGTCCTCATCTTCAGTCTTTAATTCTTACCGAGTGCACCATCCAATTAAATGCTGAGATGCATTTACCTGTATTACATCACCTATACCTGGATAGTCTCGATAGTACATCATTTCATTTTCAGGACATAGCCATGATAATACAGTTCTTTAAATCACCTCAACTACAATACCTTGATTTAAGTAACAATGAGATTTCAGAAATGGGTAATAATCTTGCTCAATTTTTTAGTAACCTAACATACTTGGATCTAAGTCACAACAAACTTACGTCAATAAGCAACTTAAAGCACTTGGTCAACATCAGAACATTGATTCTTCATGGCAATGCCATTACAATAGTCTCCAACGCAATCTTATCTAGTCTATCTCGCCACCCTTACAAGACCATATTGGATCTAAGGAATAACCAACTTGTATGTGATTGCAGTGTGGAAGCATTTAGAACTTGGGTTCTTACAGACAACATGGTTCTTCTTCAACATGGTGATTATCAATGTTATTTACAAGGATCAAAACAGAATATTAGCATAACAGAGGTTAACCTAGATGACTGTAAATCATACTTGATACAACACATTTCTATTGGCATTACTTTTACTATAGCTGCATTAGTAGTAGTTGTTGTGGTAGCTGTACGGTATCGCTGGCACATTAAGTACAGATTCTTCTTGCTTGTCAACAGAAGAAACCAACAACACTTTCTTGTCAATGATGATGACcgtattgatgatgatgaggatggcaTCCCCCGGTATGATGCGTATGTCCCCTACCATATAGAGGATGAGGACTGGGTAGATGAAGAACTTCTAGCCAATATTGAGAAAGGTGAAGAACGATTCAGACTTTGTCTTAAGACCAGAGACATACGAGCTGGGAGACCAATTTTTGGTGAACTGTCTCTTCATATAATGCTTGAAGCCATAAAATTCTTGTTATACTCTACTTGCCGATTTGTTGAAGACAACTGGTgttattttgaattaaacatggcgCATCATCGAGTCATGGAAGAGGGCCGCAATGTGATGATTCTTATTCTCCTGGAGGAgattccagataacaaaatgactCTGTTGCTGAGACAATTATTCTGTAGAGTGCAGTTGCTAAAATGGCCAGACGATGAACATGGGCAGTATATATTTTGGAGACGCCTTCGAGAGGAGCTTAAGAGGCCTGTGCCATTAGATCGCAGATTTGATATCTAAATGTAAtttatgtacatacatgtaaaatGTGAAGAGTATTACAGTTTTGTGACTTGAGAATCAAAGAGATGCCCCACCCCTCCATGTTTGCTTGCAACTGAAGGAGGACAAAACAGGGTACTTGTggattaattattttgaaatgtgcCCAGCAAATTTTGATTATAGTGCATGCTTGATCTGTGTGTTACATGTATCGTGCTGATAACGTGCACTAAGCACAACATATGTATGCAAACCTTAAGCATAAGGAATCATATAGCaatgtttttgcaatattttttgtgggacatgagaacacatcagacatatcgaattgcattctgaatacgaggaatgtccttctgatattcgcgatataatacaaatgttatggcaaatttttagaaattgatatttgtttatttttgatatttaacagtcatcaaagtaaacttcataaatcgaatgatatgtacttaaagtgtacatgtaggtagctgggaggaaaagccgtccatcatttgataattttgaccttttgtattgaagatacacaaagtttactttgaggactgatcaatgtcaaaaatatcaattttaataatattcatttgccataaaaatttgtattataaataaatactgtgcaaaaagtTGCTATCGATCACTTAAAGCTTTCAATTATTGTTTATTGCCTTTTACCGATAATGCCGAATGTACACTATTTTAGACTCCGTAAGTGACGATCCgttatggcagatttaccatgtAAAGTTACACACAGTCCTATTCTGAGTCCCAACTCTTTAAGTTTAATCTCTTTGATGAGAATCAACTTTTGTAAATAATCATGACTAAGATGTACCCTTACCATAAATTCAGCCTAACTTGACATGAACATAATCTGAATGTATTGAAAGCTAACAGATTAACCTAAATCCTGAATTCTATCAACTTTTGTAAATAATCATGACTATAAGATGCAGTTGCTTGCCATTGTACAGTGTATTTGTTAGGTTATTGTTGATAATGTAATGTATTAATGTAGATATGCTCTAAGTACTCCACATTAACCTTCATTAAAGTTGAACCATTTGTATCTGAAATATTGTAAATAGTTTTGAAAATGTCTTATGTTATACTTCTAGTTGTAACCAGGCCTGAGAGagtgtctttgaaaaaatatctgtttttggCGAACCGATGGTCTGGAACagctaaaaaaatctgaaatcattcaaaccatacatacttttgtacacaacaagtgtagaaaataatctgcaggttgaaaaaaaaaatatctgaaaacaGATTAAAATCTGGTCTCTCACACCCCTGGTTGTAACACAAGTTAGTTCAAGTTCAATATCCCAAGGAAGTAATTGCAGTTAATCCAGGATATAATACCACTGTCACGGAAGTTAACCTTTCCCATTGTTTGTTCAATTTGATAACCTTTTCGCCAGTTACTAGGTAACAATACAGTATATAGCTGGAAATTTTCACGAGGTTTTTATGCTTTTCAAGTTAATTTAATtacagaaatgcaaattttaaaaacctgcaAAAATATTCTTGACATATAGCTTTTATTGTGTGGCTTTCACCATTCTCTGTATGCATAGTTTTTGATTGAGAGTTACGGAGTTAGCTGGATCAGGGTGGGTTTCCAGGATGATGGTACAGTggcagagaagatattttacccttcccagaatcctttgcaacatgacacatcccctcatttcaacaaatgatgctcccattactttgtacagatttcctttgttttcattttgagaatagactggctgaacaAGGGTtactagtcaagaaataaacatattttgcaagatctggatgtgctctgttcaccaaggtatatttcgtcactatcgaccagtgtggcacaacatagcaaatcagtagagaaattgaaatggaagaaatgcattatgggaagtgtaagatatcttctctggtataGTGGTCTGATTATAGAACAGATTAGAACCCAATGTGGTTGCAAGGACTTTAAATGGTTATGAATGCGAGGTTTAAGTGGTTGTGGTTTGGGTGTTTTTATTTACGGCCCCACATCCAAATTTCAGTGGAAATCTGAAAAAGTTACACATCTCTGGCTTATATATCCTAACAATGCAAAAGAAGTTGTAACTGGCCCCAGTTTTACGAACAAAATTGTGCACTTTTCAGAATTGTTGTCATGTAGTTGTGCATCTGCCAAACTCTAGGTGGTTTTTCTTTCCTTCTAGATTTCTTCAAATTTAGACAACCGATTTGTCTAAAAAGTAGTTATAGGCATAACTGCACATATGTACCCTCCAAGTTTACTGGTAAAAATATACAGAAATGATGGATGGCCATATGAAACCATAGTATGGCCTACAGACCACACAATAAATGGATTCCCAAcaagagccactgataaatatgTTGCCCTCAAATTCACATTATCTATACTTTGCTACTAGTAATACTATAGGAATTATATGAACAACCAACACATAATAACATAAATtacattaaaggcctattcagtgattttctcatttggaaaattgtaaaaatcataaaattttagttttgtgCTACTTTGTTAGTATCATATAGATGTGCTAACTAGGCATGTTCATCGCCACTTTTTCAACATCTATATCGCTAGCAAAATTTATCGCGATAATCGATAATGGCGATAATGAGGGaagcttaaaaacattttatttgaccaagtttctgttttaaaaaaaaagtgaaaatattgttaaatattGTTAGTCAGTATCCGTAGCGCTATTGCTGGTATATGCCATTGTCGGGTTGGTCTCTCTCGGTATCGTCATCTGCCTGCTTTTCGTGGCCTGTCAAACTATTATCGCGATCGCGATAATGAAAATTTATCGCGGTAGACGATAATAACATTATCGTGAACATGCCtagtgctaacatagcctgctaatggttaagccaaaagctgtgtatattaaagacaaaataggagTTTTTCATGAAACTGTAATATCTCTCCTTATACAGAGAAATTAGACTATTTCACCTGGAAACAAAGGTGAAACAGTGCCAgtattgattggtcaccccaggttaaataagaaataaatgaaaataaattagctacatgtatttgaatgaagCTTCAACTTTTGTAAATATAGCTATTCTCCTAGTTTTTTGCCAATGTTGCATATCAAAATTACTTTGTGATAGTTTCAATGAATATTTGTTCACTTTTAGCCAATTTatacaaaatttcaattttttacacttttgctgagatcactgaatgggtctttaatacatgtatacatgtttaTGCTTACCCATTCATATGTTCAACCACTGTCTGTATCAGGTAAAATCCATGATGGTCGTTAGCCTTGGATGCAATCAGTTTTTGGAAAACGCCCAATAGTGGTGTCTGCAAACAGAGATGAAAGTAAAAAAGTTTGTTTTTGGATGTTATGTTCTTAAGATCTATTTCAATTATCATGTTACATTATCTTGCTATAGaactacaatcaaggaaattaatgttggcacactctggcatactaactGTAAATCCCCCagtgctcccccaattcaatgttgatgaaaacaCTTTTCCCACTGgactctccagtctccccaacattgattgagggagAATGATGAAGGGAAGGGAAAAGTTTGTAGTTCTATTTCTAATCAAacatactaatttcactgaacttcCAGagtggcaatgaagagttccaacatattgtcaaagtgtgctttcccccccccccttaattgtagtataattattatacatttaaCTAGGATTATGTACATTTCATTACTGTGCTGTAAATATGTAGAATAATTACCAGTAGAATTTAGAGGGGACATATCAATGAAGGTTTTCAACAGAATATTAAGTTTCTTGTGTAACTTTcttttgatcagtgtactttattaaacaatttattctGTTTGATTTATGTAATAATATCATGtacttttaaaaatgtgtttatatACAAGTGTATCTTTTGTAAAATGTGTGTTactgtaaaataatattattgaacAATTTTGTAATGTAACAGGGCCCTCAGCGGAGCAGCACAAGAGCTGATGAGGCTACTTGATGTaaataaaatgtcaataaaatt belongs to Amphiura filiformis chromosome 18, Afil_fr2py, whole genome shotgun sequence and includes:
- the LOC140139569 gene encoding toll-like receptor 4, translating into MKSLDLSTSDVYWKNITCPHLQSLILTECTIQLNAEMHLPVLHHLYLDSLDSTSFHFQDIAMIIQFFKSPQLQYLDLSNNEISEMGNNLAQFFSNLTYLDLSHNKLTSISNLKHLVNIRTLILHGNAITIVSNAILSSLSRHPYKTILDLRNNQLVCDCSVEAFRTWVLTDNMVLLQHGDYQCYLQGSKQNISITEVNLDDCKSYLIQHISIGITFTIAALVVVVVVAVRYRWHIKYRFFLLVNRRNQQHFLVNDDDRIDDDEDGIPRYDAYVPYHIEDEDWVDEELLANIEKGEERFRLCLKTRDIRAGRPIFGELSLHIMLEAIKFLLYSTCRFVEDNWCYFELNMAHHRVMEEGRNVMILILLEEIPDNKMTLLLRQLFCRVQLLKWPDDEHGQYIFWRRLREELKRPVPLDRRFDI